Proteins encoded within one genomic window of uncultured Draconibacterium sp.:
- the glyA gene encoding serine hydroxymethyltransferase → MKRDTLVFDIIKKEHERQLGGIELIASENFVSEQVMEAMGSVMTNKYAEGYPGKRYYGGCQFVDMTEQLAIDRIKELYGAEWANVQPHSGAQANAAVLSVILKPGDTFLGLDLSHGGHLSHGSHVNSSGILYNPVAYKVKEDTGMVDYDEMEALAIEHKPKLIIGGASAYSREWDYKRMREIADKVGALFMVDMAHPAGLIAAGLLDNPVKYAHVVTSTTHKTLRGPRGGIILMGEDFENPWGITTPKGVVRKMSSLLDSAVFPGQQGGPLEHVIAAKAVAFGEALEPEYKEYQAQVKKNAAVMAQAFVDLGYKVISGGTDNHSMLIDLRTKYPEVTGKLVENTIVNAEITINKNMVPFDSRSPFQTSGLRVGTPAITTRGVKEDLMPEIVQLIDDSIANIHDEAYIKAVGEKVHQLMKDFPLFAY, encoded by the coding sequence ATGAAGAGAGATACTTTGGTTTTCGATATCATTAAGAAAGAACACGAACGTCAGTTGGGCGGAATTGAGCTGATTGCTTCTGAGAACTTTGTAAGCGAGCAGGTTATGGAGGCAATGGGTTCGGTAATGACCAACAAGTACGCTGAAGGTTATCCCGGAAAAAGATATTATGGCGGCTGTCAGTTTGTAGACATGACCGAGCAACTGGCTATCGACCGTATTAAAGAATTGTACGGCGCTGAATGGGCCAATGTTCAGCCGCACTCGGGCGCGCAGGCAAATGCTGCTGTGTTGAGTGTTATTCTTAAGCCGGGCGATACATTCCTCGGACTCGACCTTTCGCATGGTGGTCACCTTTCGCATGGTTCGCATGTAAACTCATCGGGTATTCTTTACAATCCGGTAGCCTACAAGGTAAAAGAAGATACCGGAATGGTTGATTACGATGAAATGGAAGCGCTGGCTATCGAGCACAAACCAAAGTTGATCATCGGTGGAGCATCGGCATACAGCCGCGAGTGGGATTACAAACGCATGCGCGAAATTGCTGATAAAGTTGGTGCATTGTTTATGGTTGATATGGCTCATCCAGCAGGTTTAATTGCTGCGGGTTTGCTTGACAATCCTGTAAAATATGCTCACGTTGTAACATCTACAACACATAAAACACTTCGCGGACCTCGCGGTGGTATCATCCTGATGGGTGAAGATTTTGAAAACCCATGGGGAATTACAACTCCGAAAGGTGTGGTTCGTAAAATGTCTTCATTGTTGGACTCGGCTGTATTTCCGGGTCAGCAAGGTGGACCGCTTGAGCATGTAATTGCTGCAAAAGCTGTTGCATTTGGCGAGGCTTTGGAACCAGAATACAAAGAATACCAGGCGCAGGTGAAAAAGAATGCCGCTGTTATGGCGCAGGCTTTTGTTGATCTGGGTTATAAAGTTATTTCAGGTGGTACCGACAACCACTCAATGCTGATTGACTTGCGTACAAAGTACCCCGAGGTTACAGGTAAGTTGGTAGAAAATACTATTGTTAATGCCGAAATCACCATCAACAAAAACATGGTTCCTTTTGATAGCCGTTCTCCTTTCCAAACTTCAGGATTGCGTGTAGGTACACCAGCTATTACAACACGTGGAGTAAAAGAAGACTTGATGCCTGAGATCGTTCAGCTGATCGACGACTCGATTGCAAACATTCACGACGAAGCATACATTAAAGCAGTTGGCGAAAAAGTACATCAACTAATGAAAGACTTCCCGCTGTTTGCTTACTAG
- a CDS encoding SIMPL domain-containing protein, giving the protein MKKIILSLAVIVISLGSFAQNNQGGIITVEGKSSVKLAPEDISFTVNFSVKNENYKQCAEMSVEKMDDIKKLFIENGIDEELIKTNSFSIREVQKYDPQLRQSVFEGYEANIPVTIRTKKDYEKNDKIFELIKDNLQSNFNLSFALSEEQMETVKEKLIQLAVEDAQQKATVIAKSADVQLGKIKSIQYGEPRMIGLRNSNMELMNAEIMPIALDAKADITSVLSPNEIEMRTNIVIAWEIEARK; this is encoded by the coding sequence ATGAAGAAAATTATTTTATCCTTAGCCGTTATTGTCATTTCGCTCGGCTCTTTTGCTCAAAATAATCAAGGTGGAATTATTACTGTTGAAGGAAAATCATCAGTAAAATTAGCTCCTGAAGACATATCGTTCACTGTAAATTTTAGTGTCAAAAACGAGAATTACAAACAGTGCGCAGAAATGTCGGTTGAAAAAATGGACGATATAAAGAAACTGTTTATTGAAAACGGAATTGATGAAGAACTGATAAAAACAAACAGTTTTTCTATCCGGGAAGTACAAAAATACGATCCTCAACTGCGGCAGTCAGTATTTGAAGGCTACGAGGCGAATATTCCGGTTACCATTCGCACCAAAAAAGATTATGAAAAGAATGATAAAATCTTTGAACTGATAAAAGATAATCTGCAATCGAATTTTAATCTGAGCTTTGCCCTTTCGGAAGAACAAATGGAAACAGTAAAAGAGAAATTGATTCAGCTGGCAGTAGAAGATGCCCAACAAAAAGCCACTGTTATTGCCAAAAGTGCTGATGTTCAATTGGGCAAAATCAAATCTATCCAATATGGAGAACCCCGAATGATAGGGCTTCGCAACTCCAATATGGAACTTATGAATGCTGAAATAATGCCAATTGCACTTGACGCAAAAGCGGATATTACATCAGTACTTTCGCCAAACGAAATTGAAATGCGTACAAATATTGTTATTGCGTGGGAAATTGAAGCCAGAAAATAA
- a CDS encoding sulfite exporter TauE/SafE family protein — protein MGAGFFLLAGLVLGCGHNLVRANAIKVFIVLIYTVFSLGIFIYNKQVDIVAGLILAAGNMFGAWLGANFTVRGGAKYVRYVLILSMVIVILNLFGVFG, from the coding sequence ATGGGAGCAGGCTTTTTTTTACTGGCCGGTTTGGTTTTGGGGTGTGGGCATAACCTTGTGCGCGCCAATGCCATAAAGGTTTTTATTGTGCTTATCTACACGGTGTTTTCACTCGGAATATTTATTTATAATAAACAAGTTGATATAGTTGCGGGTTTAATACTGGCTGCCGGCAACATGTTCGGTGCATGGTTGGGGGCCAACTTTACGGTAAGAGGAGGTGCAAAATATGTTCGTTATGTGCTGATCCTGTCGATGGTAATTGTGATTCTGAATTTGTTTGGAGTGTTTGGTTAA
- a CDS encoding AEC family transporter, with protein sequence MAHFLLALKTVAPLFLVIFTGTLFSRTKAAHGPWVDVLNKYALWIGFPALVIASLMHLDPQGESYTRLILINSAYIAVCMLLAFPIARIFKFSKRLRSSLFLILSFGNVAYLGIPVLRNSFGDRILPVAAVLSAVYVFWLLTLGIILIESTSEEGIHPKKLLLGLIKNPLLISVFVGVAIVLFQLKVPAFIDKTISLFAESVTAVVLFSLGIFLGQNKIGAPREWTKVFVFVVITMIVFPLLLHFGVRSAGLNDFQFKATILDSAMPLGLTPYALAVQYRLETKLVARIVVLGTLLSVIIIPLWIAFLG encoded by the coding sequence ATGGCACATTTTCTACTGGCCCTGAAGACTGTTGCTCCACTGTTTCTCGTGATTTTTACCGGTACACTTTTTTCGCGCACAAAAGCGGCTCACGGGCCTTGGGTAGATGTGCTAAACAAATACGCACTGTGGATCGGTTTCCCCGCACTGGTTATAGCATCTTTGATGCATCTCGACCCGCAAGGCGAATCTTATACACGCCTCATTCTTATCAATTCGGCATACATTGCCGTGTGTATGTTACTGGCCTTCCCTATTGCGCGAATCTTTAAATTTTCAAAGCGTTTGCGTAGTTCGCTGTTTCTTATCCTTTCATTTGGAAACGTGGCTTACCTCGGTATCCCGGTTTTGCGCAACAGCTTTGGCGACCGTATTTTGCCGGTAGCCGCCGTTCTGTCTGCGGTTTATGTTTTCTGGTTGCTTACGCTTGGTATTATTCTTATTGAATCAACCAGCGAAGAAGGTATCCATCCCAAAAAGTTATTGTTGGGTTTGATCAAAAATCCTTTATTGATTTCCGTTTTTGTGGGTGTAGCCATCGTACTGTTTCAACTAAAAGTCCCTGCGTTTATCGATAAAACCATCAGTCTTTTTGCTGAATCGGTTACTGCAGTTGTCTTATTCTCGCTTGGAATATTCCTGGGGCAAAACAAAATTGGCGCTCCACGCGAATGGACCAAAGTTTTTGTTTTTGTGGTAATAACTATGATCGTTTTCCCTCTGCTACTCCATTTCGGAGTACGTTCAGCTGGTTTGAACGACTTTCAATTCAAAGCCACTATTCTTGATTCGGCAATGCCACTCGGACTAACCCCGTATGCGCTGGCCGTTCAATACAGACTGGAAACAAAACTGGTAGCTCGAATTGTGGTACTTGGCACATTGCTTTCAGTGATTATTATTCCGCTTTGGATTGCATTTCTTGGCTGA
- a CDS encoding carboxypeptidase-like regulatory domain-containing protein produces MSTKKSHIDKELFRRYLANEMTDVERNAFEKELQKYPFEAEAMDGFESVSSSNFENDLNELSQKTGNNKRKSRIPYFAAAATILLLITSGIIWMQLSQEHPTEKVSEVKIDKVEEEVSEPVEKAAAKNETEVDTENEVAEEQQIEIEKRAIQQPAKEKAVEAQEELTVITLDDHLEIETEVEDELITKITPVPEEEQAQAEDIELKIAAIQKGIEVEQTQPALKQRSKSASSKGDIISGQVLSDSDGLPLPGVTVVEKGTDNGTITDIEGNFQLELENDTNPVVASFIGMESTEFHPQKDSDNIITLTSDDVALSEVVVVGYGTQKKSTVTGSTTVVVDEPINSSAAPICGMNEYRTYLNDQAVLPTDFETKKVVVKLRLTISSSGEIQAFENMNNANTKLFERAKNIVLDGPDWTPAFQNNRKIESRVRLRVVFKKSDN; encoded by the coding sequence ATGAGTACTAAGAAAAGTCATATCGATAAGGAATTATTCAGGCGGTATCTGGCCAATGAAATGACAGATGTCGAGCGGAATGCTTTTGAAAAAGAACTGCAAAAATATCCGTTTGAAGCAGAAGCTATGGACGGATTTGAAAGCGTTTCTTCTTCGAATTTCGAAAATGATTTGAATGAACTGTCTCAAAAAACCGGCAATAATAAACGTAAAAGCAGAATACCTTATTTTGCCGCTGCTGCAACTATTCTGCTACTCATAACTTCGGGCATTATTTGGATGCAACTAAGTCAGGAACATCCAACCGAAAAAGTCAGTGAAGTAAAAATAGATAAGGTGGAAGAAGAGGTTTCAGAACCAGTGGAAAAAGCTGCTGCAAAAAACGAAACAGAAGTTGATACTGAAAATGAAGTGGCGGAGGAACAACAAATTGAGATTGAAAAAAGGGCAATACAACAACCTGCAAAAGAGAAAGCGGTTGAAGCTCAGGAAGAACTGACAGTAATTACACTTGATGATCATCTTGAAATTGAAACGGAAGTTGAAGATGAACTAATTACAAAAATAACCCCTGTTCCTGAAGAGGAACAAGCTCAGGCAGAAGACATAGAATTAAAAATTGCTGCGATACAAAAAGGAATAGAAGTAGAACAAACTCAGCCCGCACTGAAACAACGTTCAAAAAGTGCCTCATCAAAAGGCGATATCATTAGTGGACAGGTTCTCTCCGACAGCGACGGGCTCCCACTTCCGGGGGTTACCGTTGTTGAAAAAGGAACGGATAATGGCACTATAACAGACATTGAAGGTAATTTCCAATTGGAGCTTGAAAACGACACCAATCCGGTTGTGGCCAGTTTTATTGGAATGGAATCAACAGAATTTCATCCACAAAAAGACTCCGACAATATCATAACATTAACAAGTGATGATGTGGCTCTAAGTGAGGTTGTTGTGGTTGGTTATGGCACACAGAAAAAAAGTACTGTTACAGGCTCTACCACAGTAGTTGTTGACGAACCAATAAATTCAAGTGCCGCGCCAATTTGCGGAATGAACGAGTACAGAACTTATTTAAATGACCAAGCAGTTCTGCCGACAGATTTTGAAACAAAAAAGGTAGTTGTTAAACTACGATTGACAATCAGTTCTTCAGGAGAAATTCAAGCGTTCGAAAACATGAATAACGCTAACACAAAACTGTTTGAACGTGCCAAAAACATTGTACTGGATGGCCCGGACTGGACTCCTGCTTTTCAGAATAACCGCAAAATTGAATCAAGAGTTCGACTACGCGTAGTTTTCAAAAAATCCGACAACTAA
- a CDS encoding GTP-binding protein: protein MSNQNKIPVTIITGFLGAGKTTFINFLLKTNPDIQFALVENEFGAVPIDTKLIKGVDASQMFELKQGCICCTISDEYELVLKELAERFPNVDHLLIETTGIADPAPVIQPFFADEDLKELYEYNGAICLVDALNFNNLPEEEMAYKQLNIADLILLNKTENLDEKKQEELTAKMNKLAPLAKIQSTSFGEAKELNLMELKQHSFNAYSFLSYKSNHALVQTKTLSFFAPLNRADFLYWLEYTLDIYKQKIYRCKGVVCFQNEPFEYILQGVGGRFELEEGELIMAVPESHIVFIGKLDGLELDFNPKM from the coding sequence GTGAGTAATCAAAATAAAATACCAGTAACCATTATCACCGGCTTCCTTGGGGCCGGGAAAACGACTTTTATCAACTTTCTGCTGAAAACAAATCCCGACATTCAGTTTGCTTTGGTCGAAAACGAGTTTGGCGCTGTTCCCATCGATACCAAACTGATAAAAGGAGTTGATGCCAGCCAGATGTTCGAATTAAAACAAGGTTGTATTTGCTGCACCATTTCTGATGAATATGAGTTGGTGCTAAAAGAACTCGCTGAACGTTTTCCGAATGTGGATCACCTGTTAATAGAAACAACGGGAATTGCTGATCCTGCACCTGTAATTCAGCCTTTTTTTGCTGATGAAGATCTGAAAGAACTTTACGAATATAACGGTGCGATTTGTTTGGTTGACGCCCTGAATTTTAATAATCTTCCGGAAGAGGAAATGGCGTATAAACAATTGAATATTGCCGACCTGATTCTGCTCAATAAAACCGAAAATCTGGATGAAAAGAAGCAAGAAGAGCTTACTGCAAAAATGAATAAACTGGCTCCGTTGGCAAAAATTCAATCAACAAGTTTTGGGGAAGCAAAAGAACTAAATCTGATGGAACTGAAACAGCATTCGTTTAACGCATATTCTTTTCTTTCGTATAAAAGCAATCATGCGTTGGTGCAAACCAAAACACTTTCTTTTTTTGCACCGTTAAACCGGGCCGATTTCCTTTATTGGCTGGAATACACACTCGATATTTATAAACAGAAAATCTACCGCTGCAAAGGAGTGGTGTGTTTTCAAAATGAACCTTTTGAATATATTTTGCAGGGAGTTGGCGGTCGTTTTGAACTGGAAGAAGGCGAGTTGATTATGGCGGTACCTGAAAGCCATATTGTTTTTATTGGAAAATTGGATGGGTTGGAATTAGACTTCAATCCGAAAATGTGA
- the odhB gene encoding 2-oxoglutarate dehydrogenase complex dihydrolipoyllysine-residue succinyltransferase, with product MIIEIKVPSPGESITEVEIGSWLVEDGALVAKDQEIAEVESDKATLTIVASEGGKIEIKSEEGEAVEVGAVVCTIDTSVEAPAAESGQSQSQSTEKEPVSDIKDQESRIKDPVSSNQYPVSSTENDKVKVTSVAKEMMKDHGLSVDDVINGLKRLGKKEVEAVVNAPQAAAAAIPQKEATRDEERQRMSSLRRKLSARLVSVKNETAMLTTFNEIDMSYVMDMRKKHQQKFVDTHGFKVGFMSFFTKAVATAMDFHPMVNAQIDGDEIVMPQFVDVGIAVSTPKGLMVPIVRNAESKTIPAIELEIKELAAKARNKKISVEELTGGTFTITNGGVFGSLLSTPILNPPQSGILGMHNIVERPVAVNGQVVIRPMMYVALSYDHRIIDGKDSVGFLVKLKELLENPELLFTGGKDAGELMLGI from the coding sequence ATGATTATTGAAATCAAAGTTCCCAGTCCGGGAGAATCCATAACCGAAGTTGAAATTGGCAGTTGGCTTGTTGAAGATGGAGCCCTTGTTGCCAAAGATCAGGAAATTGCAGAAGTGGAATCGGACAAAGCCACACTGACCATTGTAGCCAGCGAAGGCGGTAAAATAGAGATTAAGTCGGAAGAAGGAGAAGCAGTAGAAGTTGGAGCTGTTGTTTGTACTATCGATACAAGCGTGGAAGCACCGGCAGCAGAAAGTGGTCAGTCTCAGTCTCAGTCAACAGAGAAGGAACCAGTATCCGACATTAAGGATCAAGAATCAAGGATCAAAGATCCAGTATCTAGTAACCAGTATCCAGTATCCAGCACTGAGAATGACAAAGTAAAAGTTACATCGGTGGCTAAGGAAATGATGAAAGATCATGGCCTTTCTGTTGACGATGTGATTAATGGCCTGAAACGGTTAGGCAAAAAAGAGGTGGAAGCTGTGGTAAATGCACCACAAGCAGCAGCTGCCGCCATACCGCAGAAAGAGGCTACACGCGACGAAGAACGTCAGCGAATGTCGAGTCTGAGAAGAAAGTTAAGTGCACGCCTTGTTTCGGTGAAAAACGAAACGGCAATGCTTACTACTTTTAACGAGATTGACATGAGCTACGTAATGGATATGCGTAAAAAACACCAGCAGAAATTTGTGGATACACACGGATTCAAAGTTGGTTTTATGTCGTTTTTTACCAAGGCCGTTGCAACTGCCATGGATTTTCATCCGATGGTGAATGCACAGATTGATGGCGATGAAATTGTAATGCCTCAGTTTGTTGACGTGGGAATTGCGGTATCAACACCAAAAGGGTTGATGGTACCGATTGTGCGCAATGCTGAAAGTAAAACGATTCCGGCAATTGAGCTTGAAATTAAAGAACTGGCAGCAAAGGCCCGTAACAAAAAGATTTCGGTGGAAGAACTGACTGGCGGAACATTTACCATTACTAATGGTGGAGTTTTCGGATCGCTGCTTTCAACACCAATCCTTAACCCGCCGCAATCCGGGATTTTAGGTATGCACAATATTGTTGAGCGTCCGGTGGCTGTAAACGGCCAGGTGGTAATTCGCCCAATGATGTATGTTGCCTTGTCGTACGACCACCGTATTATCGACGGTAAAGACTCGGTTGGTTTCCTTGTGAAACTGAAAGAATTACTTGAAAATCCGGAGCTGTTATTCACCGGAGGTAAAGATGCCGGAGAGTTGATGCTGGGAATTTAG
- a CDS encoding P1 family peptidase, whose amino-acid sequence MLRFSLFLLFFLTVSYAFSQRLRDYDINPGVMIPGKLNAITDVHDVKVGHTTIVEGENIRTGVTAIIPHTGNIFQEKVPAAIYIGNGFGKLAGYSQVEELGNIETPIVLTNTLSVPVACNALITYTLERNKDVRSVNAVVGETNDGWLNDIRGRHVKEEHVLSAIESATNGPVEEGNVGAGIGTICFGFKGGIGTSSRVLPKELGGYTVGVLVQSNFGGVLKIDDFNAAEALGKFPFSESIRNQEDGSCMIVVATDAPIGPRNLKRLAKRAIMGLAKTGGIASNGSGDYVIAFSTAKENRIPYSAEAPVMETKELHNDKMSPLFLATIEATEEAILNSLVAAKTTTGRDGHKIEALPVEKIVELQKKEKH is encoded by the coding sequence ATGTTACGATTCTCGCTTTTTTTACTGTTCTTCCTAACCGTTTCTTATGCTTTTTCGCAACGCTTGCGCGATTACGATATAAACCCCGGAGTAATGATTCCCGGAAAATTAAATGCCATTACCGATGTTCATGACGTAAAAGTTGGTCACACAACAATTGTTGAAGGCGAAAATATTCGTACAGGTGTTACTGCAATTATTCCCCATACCGGAAATATTTTTCAAGAGAAAGTGCCTGCTGCCATTTATATCGGCAACGGTTTTGGGAAACTGGCCGGCTACAGCCAGGTTGAAGAGTTGGGCAATATTGAAACTCCTATCGTTCTGACCAATACACTTAGTGTTCCGGTGGCCTGTAATGCCTTAATCACCTACACACTGGAACGGAACAAAGACGTACGCTCTGTAAACGCTGTGGTTGGCGAAACCAACGATGGCTGGTTAAATGATATCAGAGGACGCCATGTAAAGGAAGAACATGTTTTAAGCGCCATTGAATCGGCAACAAACGGACCGGTTGAAGAAGGAAATGTGGGTGCCGGAATAGGAACAATCTGTTTTGGATTTAAGGGCGGAATCGGTACGTCATCCAGAGTTTTGCCTAAGGAATTAGGTGGGTATACAGTTGGCGTATTGGTACAAAGTAATTTTGGCGGCGTTTTAAAGATCGATGATTTTAATGCCGCCGAGGCTTTGGGAAAATTTCCTTTCAGCGAATCGATACGCAACCAGGAAGACGGCTCGTGTATGATTGTAGTTGCTACTGATGCACCAATCGGCCCGCGTAACCTAAAGCGTCTGGCAAAAAGAGCGATTATGGGACTGGCGAAAACCGGGGGCATTGCCTCAAACGGAAGTGGCGATTATGTGATTGCCTTCTCAACAGCCAAGGAAAACCGGATTCCTTATTCTGCAGAAGCGCCCGTAATGGAGACAAAAGAACTGCACAACGATAAAATGTCTCCCCTTTTCCTGGCTACCATCGAGGCCACCGAAGAAGCGATTTTGAATTCACTGGTAGCAGCAAAAACAACGACAGGACGAGATGGTCATAAAATTGAAGCCTTACCGGTAGAAAAAATCGTTGAGCTTCAAAAAAAAGAAAAACATTAA
- a CDS encoding nuclear transport factor 2 family protein, whose amino-acid sequence MIRTFIFSIILSLFCFSGFSQEEITKSEKEHILSLLDKQVEAWNEGNLERFMETYWKSDKLVFMGSRGPTYGWQATLDSYKKGYPDKTAMGHLELKILDVNKIDTKTVFLIGRFELTREIGDLAGHFTLVIQKIDGNWVIISDHSSGEN is encoded by the coding sequence ATGATACGGACTTTTATATTCAGCATTATCCTTTCCTTGTTTTGTTTTTCAGGATTTTCACAAGAGGAAATCACAAAAAGTGAAAAGGAGCATATTCTTTCTTTGCTCGATAAACAGGTAGAAGCCTGGAATGAAGGAAATCTCGAAAGATTTATGGAAACCTACTGGAAATCGGACAAACTTGTGTTTATGGGGTCGCGCGGACCAACATATGGCTGGCAGGCAACGTTGGACAGTTACAAAAAAGGTTATCCTGATAAAACAGCAATGGGGCATCTGGAACTTAAAATTCTTGACGTTAATAAAATTGACACCAAAACAGTTTTTCTAATCGGGCGTTTTGAGCTTACCCGCGAAATTGGTGATTTGGCAGGGCATTTTACGCTGGTTATTCAAAAGATAGATGGGAATTGGGTAATTATCAGCGATCATTCAAGTGGGGAAAATTAG
- a CDS encoding sulfite exporter TauE/SafE family protein, with the protein MEWYMILALVGTGIAAGFINTTAGGGSMLTIPLLMFIGLPANIANGTNRIAILLQNVIAVKTFKQKRVLDFTKDYRLAIPAIVGSIIGALFAVEIDVNLLKNIIAGLMVVLLLLVVLKPEVWITDQIGKVDPNHRRCNTLFSLE; encoded by the coding sequence ATGGAATGGTACATGATATTGGCACTCGTTGGAACCGGAATTGCCGCCGGATTTATTAATACCACTGCAGGAGGTGGATCCATGTTAACGATCCCTCTGTTGATGTTTATCGGTCTGCCCGCGAACATTGCCAATGGCACTAATCGCATCGCCATTTTACTGCAAAATGTTATTGCAGTAAAAACTTTCAAACAAAAACGCGTACTTGATTTTACGAAGGATTACAGGCTGGCAATTCCTGCCATTGTCGGATCAATTATCGGTGCATTGTTTGCCGTTGAAATTGATGTCAACCTCCTTAAAAATATCATCGCCGGACTAATGGTGGTTTTATTGTTGTTAGTGGTATTAAAACCTGAAGTCTGGATTACTGATCAGATTGGGAAGGTTGATCCAAACCATCGCCGCTGCAATACATTATTTTCTTTGGAATAG
- a CDS encoding sigma-70 family RNA polymerase sigma factor yields the protein MRLTLFQKNIRNLSDDELLNLFQKKLETEYLGELYNRYMYLVYGVCLKYYKDVERAKDAVIEIYEKLQTDLPNQQVKNFKSWLYVVSKNHCLMELRKNKSRKIVLTSNDEELSVFMENEAELHPIDREDNSEETAKALEDCIKRLKAEQRQSIRLFYFENKSYREIADELKAEIKKIKSLIQNEKRNLKICLESKNEY from the coding sequence ATGCGGCTTACCCTATTTCAAAAAAATATCAGGAACCTGAGCGATGATGAATTGCTCAATCTGTTTCAGAAAAAACTTGAAACAGAATATCTGGGTGAACTTTACAATCGTTATATGTATTTGGTTTACGGGGTATGTTTGAAGTACTATAAAGATGTTGAGCGGGCAAAAGATGCCGTGATTGAAATTTATGAAAAGCTGCAAACCGACCTCCCTAATCAGCAGGTAAAAAACTTTAAAAGTTGGCTGTACGTAGTTAGCAAAAACCATTGTTTGATGGAACTGCGCAAAAACAAATCGCGAAAAATTGTTTTAACTTCAAACGACGAAGAGTTGTCGGTTTTTATGGAAAATGAAGCGGAATTGCATCCTATTGACAGAGAGGATAACAGCGAAGAGACAGCAAAAGCACTGGAAGATTGTATAAAACGGTTGAAGGCAGAACAGCGGCAAAGTATCCGGCTGTTTTATTTTGAAAACAAAAGTTACCGGGAAATAGCTGACGAGTTAAAAGCCGAAATAAAAAAAATAAAGAGTTTGATTCAGAATGAAAAACGCAACCTGAAAATTTGTTTGGAAAGTAAAAATGAGTACTAA
- a CDS encoding HAD-IA family hydrolase, with product MAITVHPEAKALIFDLDGTLSNSLPVHVETWKIVGKKYNFDFDPNIIHEMTGRPTIEFAKRIVEQYNVDEQPEILVRMKQQTFWDAAHLLEPIEEVIAIVRNYHGKLPMSVGTGASGKSAEVQLKALGLRKYFDYVISADDVQKHKPHPETFVKCAELMGVEPQFCQVFEDGDLGISAAKEAGMFITDVREHIVYGDWAITENK from the coding sequence ATGGCAATTACAGTTCATCCCGAGGCAAAAGCCTTAATTTTTGATTTAGACGGAACCTTGTCGAACTCGCTTCCGGTACATGTTGAAACATGGAAGATCGTGGGCAAAAAATATAATTTTGATTTCGATCCGAATATCATTCATGAAATGACAGGTCGCCCGACTATCGAATTTGCGAAACGAATTGTTGAGCAATACAATGTGGATGAACAGCCCGAAATACTGGTTCGAATGAAACAGCAGACATTTTGGGATGCGGCGCATTTGCTTGAACCAATAGAAGAGGTGATCGCGATTGTAAGAAATTACCACGGGAAACTACCCATGTCGGTGGGAACCGGTGCAAGTGGAAAAAGCGCAGAGGTGCAATTAAAAGCGCTTGGGTTGCGCAAATATTTCGATTATGTAATTTCTGCCGACGACGTGCAAAAGCACAAACCACATCCCGAAACTTTTGTAAAATGTGCCGAATTGATGGGGGTTGAACCACAATTTTGCCAGGTTTTCGAAGATGGCGACCTGGGAATTTCGGCTGCCAAAGAGGCAGGAATGTTTATTACCGATGTGCGCGAACACATAGTTTATGGCGATTGGGCAATTACTGAAAACAAGTAA